A single Xiphias gladius isolate SHS-SW01 ecotype Sanya breed wild chromosome 18, ASM1685928v1, whole genome shotgun sequence DNA region contains:
- the top1 gene encoding DNA topoisomerase 1 isoform X1, protein MSGDHGHGGSQVNSGPKGSATHKHKDKHKDKEHRHKDHKKDKEREKFKHSNSEHKEHSEKKHRDKDKEKPKHSDGSSDKHREKHKERDKEWRREEKIKSSHVDKPKREKENGYLGDTSPAAIKSEPEEDNGFYPSPQHNRNSKREHYDEEFEYKPKKVKTEHDKKAKKRKHEYKDEEDEDIKAKKKTKDKKVTEGKKAKKEEEKWKWWEEERYTDGSKWRFLEHKGPVFAPPYEPLPGKVKFYYDGNPMKLSAPAEEVATFFAKMLDHEYTTKDIFRKNFFKDWRKEMTSEEKSKITDLNKCNFSEMNEYFKDQSEARKQMSKEEKQKIKEENERLLQEYGFCIMDNHKERIGNFRIEPPGLFRGRGDHPKMGMLKRRIRPEDIIINCSKDSKHPKPPPGTKWKEVRHDNKVTWLASWTENIQGSIKYIMLNPSSRIKGEKDWQKYETARRLKKCVDRIRNQYRDDWKSKEMRIRQRAVALYFIDKLALRAGNEKEEGETADTVGCCSLRVEHIKLYPKMDDQEYVVEFDFLGKDSIRYYNKIPVEKRVFKNLQLFLENKQPEDDLFDRLNTSILNKHLQELMDGLTAKVFRTYNASITLQQQLKELTCPDDSIPAKILSYNRANRAVAILCNHQRAPPKTFEKSMQNLQTKIDEKQNQLSAARKQLKAAKADHKASRDDKSKKAVEVKRKAVQRIEEQLMKLQVQATDREENKQIALGTSKLNYLDPRISVAWCKKWDVPIEKIYNKTQREKFAWAIDMAEKDYEF, encoded by the exons ATGAGCGGAGATCATGGACATGGAGGCTCTCAG gTCAATTCTGGACCTAAAGGAAGCG CCACTCACAaacataaagacaaacacaaagacaaggaacacagacacaaagatcACAAGAAAGACAAGGAGCGAGAGAAATTCAAGCACAGCAACAG TGAACATAAGGAGCACTCTgagaagaaacacagagacaaggaCAAAGAGAAGCCAAAGCACAGTGACGGCAGCTCAGACAAGCacagggaaaaacacaaagagagagacaaagagtggaggagagaagagaag ATCAAATCGTCCCATGTAGACAAGCctaaaagggagaaagaaaatggatatTTAGG AGACACAAGCCCAGCTGCCATTAAGAGCGAGCCTGAAGAAGACAACGGCTTCTACCCCTCTCCCCAACACAACAGGAACTCCAAACGAGAGCATTATGATGAAGA ATTTGAATATAAGCCCAAAAAAGTCAAGACGGAACATGacaaaaaggcaaagaagaGGAAACATGAATAcaaagatgaggaggatgag GACATCAAggccaaaaaaaagacaaaagacaaaaaggtaacagaaggaaagaaagcgaagaaagaagaggagaagtgGAAATG GTGGGAGGAGGAAAGATATACTGATGGTTCCAAATGGCGCTTCCTTGAGCATAAGGGTCCAGTGTTTGCACCTCCGTATGAACCCTTGCCTGGCAAAGTGAAATTTTACTATGATG GCAACCCTATGAAACTTAGTGCTCCTGCTGAGGAGGTAGCTACATTTTTTGCTAAGATGCTGGATCATGAGTACACCACCAAGGACATCTTCAGGAAGAACTTCTTTAAGGACTGGAGGAAG GAAATGACATCGGAGGAGAAGTCAAAGATAACTGACCTGAACAAGTGCAACTTCAGTGAGATGAATGAGTACTTCAAGGACCAATCAGAAGCTAGGAAACAGATGTCCAAAGAGGAGAAACAG AAAATCAAAGAGGAGAATGAGAGACTCCTCCAGGAGTACGGTTTCTGCATCATGGACAACCACAAGGAGAGGATCGGAAACTTCCGCATCGAGCCACCGGGCCTCTTCCGAGGACGAGGCGACCATCCGAAGATGGGCATGCTAAAACGCCGCATTAGACCTGAAGACATCATTATTAACTGTAGCAA GGACTCCAAGCACCCTAAACCTCCCCCAGGGACAAAATGGAAGGAGGTTCGCCATGATAACAAGGTGACGTGGCTGGCGTCTTGGACAGAGAACATCCAGGGCTCCATCAAGTACATCATGTTGAATCCTAGCTCCAGGATCAAG gGGGAGAAGGACTGGCAGAAATATGAGACCGCCCGACGGTTGAAGAAGTGTGTAGATCGCATCCGAAACCAATATAGAGACGACTGGAAATCAAAAGAGATGAGGATCAGGCAGAGAGCTGTGGCACTATATTTCATAGACAAG CTGGCACTGAGGGCGGGTAACgaaaaggaggaaggggagaCAGCAGACACAGTTGGCTGTTGCTCGCTGCGGGTGGAGCACATCAAGCTGTACCCCAAAATGGATGACCAGGAGTACGTGGTGGAGTTTGACTTCTTGGGAAAAGACTCCATCCGATATTACAACAAGATCCCCGTGGAGAAGAGG gtttttaaaaaccttCAGTTGTTTCTGGAGAACAAGCAGCCAGAAGACGACCTCTTTGACAGATTGAAT ACTTCTATTCTGAATAAACACTTGCAGGAGCTGATGGATGGACTGACAGCCAAGGTCTTTCGTACCTACAATGCCTCCATCACCCTGCAACAGCAGCTAAAGGAACTTACCTGCC CTGATGACAGCATCCCAGCTAAGATCCTGTCATACAATCGAGCCAACCGGGCAGTGGCCATCCTCTGTAACCATCAGAGAGCTCCACCCAAAACGTTTGAGAAGTCCATGCAGAACCTTCAGACCAAA ATTGATGAGAAACAGAATCAACTGTCTGCTGCCAGGAAGCAGCTGAAGGCTGCCAAGGCTGATCACAAGGCTTCCCGTGATGACAAGAGCAAAAA GGCTGTGGAGGTGAAGCGTAAAGCTGTACAAAGGATAGAGGAGCAGCTGATGAAGCTCCAGGTGCAggccacagacagagaggagaacaaGCAGATTGCTCTGGGCACCTCCAAGCTCAACTACCTGGATCCACGCATCTCTGTTGCATG gTGCAAGAAATGGGATGTTCCCATTGAGAAAATCTACAACAAAACCCAGAGGGAGAAGTTTGCCTGGGCAATTGACATGGCCGAAAAGGACTACGAGTTTTAA
- the top1 gene encoding DNA topoisomerase 1 isoform X2, whose translation MMSVFVGNPMKLSAPAEEVATFFAKMLDHEYTTKDIFRKNFFKDWRKEMTSEEKSKITDLNKCNFSEMNEYFKDQSEARKQMSKEEKQKIKEENERLLQEYGFCIMDNHKERIGNFRIEPPGLFRGRGDHPKMGMLKRRIRPEDIIINCSKDSKHPKPPPGTKWKEVRHDNKVTWLASWTENIQGSIKYIMLNPSSRIKGEKDWQKYETARRLKKCVDRIRNQYRDDWKSKEMRIRQRAVALYFIDKLALRAGNEKEEGETADTVGCCSLRVEHIKLYPKMDDQEYVVEFDFLGKDSIRYYNKIPVEKRVFKNLQLFLENKQPEDDLFDRLNTSILNKHLQELMDGLTAKVFRTYNASITLQQQLKELTCPDDSIPAKILSYNRANRAVAILCNHQRAPPKTFEKSMQNLQTKIDEKQNQLSAARKQLKAAKADHKASRDDKSKKAVEVKRKAVQRIEEQLMKLQVQATDREENKQIALGTSKLNYLDPRISVAWCKKWDVPIEKIYNKTQREKFAWAIDMAEKDYEF comes from the exons ATGATG TCTGTATTTGTAGGCAACCCTATGAAACTTAGTGCTCCTGCTGAGGAGGTAGCTACATTTTTTGCTAAGATGCTGGATCATGAGTACACCACCAAGGACATCTTCAGGAAGAACTTCTTTAAGGACTGGAGGAAG GAAATGACATCGGAGGAGAAGTCAAAGATAACTGACCTGAACAAGTGCAACTTCAGTGAGATGAATGAGTACTTCAAGGACCAATCAGAAGCTAGGAAACAGATGTCCAAAGAGGAGAAACAG AAAATCAAAGAGGAGAATGAGAGACTCCTCCAGGAGTACGGTTTCTGCATCATGGACAACCACAAGGAGAGGATCGGAAACTTCCGCATCGAGCCACCGGGCCTCTTCCGAGGACGAGGCGACCATCCGAAGATGGGCATGCTAAAACGCCGCATTAGACCTGAAGACATCATTATTAACTGTAGCAA GGACTCCAAGCACCCTAAACCTCCCCCAGGGACAAAATGGAAGGAGGTTCGCCATGATAACAAGGTGACGTGGCTGGCGTCTTGGACAGAGAACATCCAGGGCTCCATCAAGTACATCATGTTGAATCCTAGCTCCAGGATCAAG gGGGAGAAGGACTGGCAGAAATATGAGACCGCCCGACGGTTGAAGAAGTGTGTAGATCGCATCCGAAACCAATATAGAGACGACTGGAAATCAAAAGAGATGAGGATCAGGCAGAGAGCTGTGGCACTATATTTCATAGACAAG CTGGCACTGAGGGCGGGTAACgaaaaggaggaaggggagaCAGCAGACACAGTTGGCTGTTGCTCGCTGCGGGTGGAGCACATCAAGCTGTACCCCAAAATGGATGACCAGGAGTACGTGGTGGAGTTTGACTTCTTGGGAAAAGACTCCATCCGATATTACAACAAGATCCCCGTGGAGAAGAGG gtttttaaaaaccttCAGTTGTTTCTGGAGAACAAGCAGCCAGAAGACGACCTCTTTGACAGATTGAAT ACTTCTATTCTGAATAAACACTTGCAGGAGCTGATGGATGGACTGACAGCCAAGGTCTTTCGTACCTACAATGCCTCCATCACCCTGCAACAGCAGCTAAAGGAACTTACCTGCC CTGATGACAGCATCCCAGCTAAGATCCTGTCATACAATCGAGCCAACCGGGCAGTGGCCATCCTCTGTAACCATCAGAGAGCTCCACCCAAAACGTTTGAGAAGTCCATGCAGAACCTTCAGACCAAA ATTGATGAGAAACAGAATCAACTGTCTGCTGCCAGGAAGCAGCTGAAGGCTGCCAAGGCTGATCACAAGGCTTCCCGTGATGACAAGAGCAAAAA GGCTGTGGAGGTGAAGCGTAAAGCTGTACAAAGGATAGAGGAGCAGCTGATGAAGCTCCAGGTGCAggccacagacagagaggagaacaaGCAGATTGCTCTGGGCACCTCCAAGCTCAACTACCTGGATCCACGCATCTCTGTTGCATG gTGCAAGAAATGGGATGTTCCCATTGAGAAAATCTACAACAAAACCCAGAGGGAGAAGTTTGCCTGGGCAATTGACATGGCCGAAAAGGACTACGAGTTTTAA